From Peromyscus maniculatus bairdii isolate BWxNUB_F1_BW_parent chromosome 8, HU_Pman_BW_mat_3.1, whole genome shotgun sequence, a single genomic window includes:
- the Tmem235 gene encoding transmembrane protein 235, whose product MALLAALFLSAALGALLSFALLAAAVASDYWYILEVANPGGSGGAQQLSSHSGLWRTCEGKNSCVPLVDPFASESLEASPSIQHLLLLHRTVMVVLPLSLVLIVCGWVCGLLSSLSRSVPLLLLTGCYFLLGGALTLAGVSIYISYSHLAFVETARLYGLQHVQSVNISFGWSLALAWGSCALEVLSGALLLTAARFLSLSQRPGMPHCVII is encoded by the exons ATGGCCCTTCTGGCCGCCTTGTTCCTGAGCGCAGCCCTGGGCGCCCTGCTCAGCTTCGCGCTGCTGGCAGCTGCGGTGGCCAGCGACTACTGGTACATCCTGGAGGTGGCGAACCCTGGCGGCTCCGGTGGTGCGCAGCAGCTCTCCTCCCACTCTGGGCTCTGGCGCACCTGCGAAG GGAAGAACAGCTGTGTGCCCCTGGTTGACCCGTTTGCCAGTGAGAGCTTGGAAGCATCCCCCTCGATACAGCACCTTCTCT TGCTACATCGCACCGTCATGGTCGTCCTGCCTCTGAGCCTCGTCCTCATCGTGTGTGGCTGGGTCTGCGGCTTGCTCAGCTCCCTGTCCCGGAGTGTTCCTCTGCTGCTCCTCACTGGCTGCTACTTCTTGCTAGGGG GTGCCCTGACCCTGGCAGGGGTCAGCATCTACATCAGCTACTCACACCTGGCATTTGTGGAGACTGCCCGCCTGTATGGTCTGCAGCACGTGCAGAGTGTGAACATCAGCTTCGGCTGGTCACTGGCCCTGGCCTGGGGCTCCTGTGCCTTGGAGGTGCTCAGTGGTGCCCTCCTGCTCACAGCTGCCCGGTTCCTCAGCCTGAGCCAACGCCCAGGAATGCCCCACTGCGTGATCATCTGA
- the LOC102905936 gene encoding uncharacterized protein LOC102905936: MLRRLARAAVPGLRVPWARWSGNWAGVPAQVVDLRSDTVTRPGPAMRRAMAEALVGDDDYGEDPTVRELQEKAAELFGVERTLFVPTNTMANLISVMGHCRRRGSQVLLGQECHLHVYEQGGVAQIAGVHSHPLPDMPHGTLDLNELERALSRGFGSSYHPVCELVCLENTHSSAGGRVLPIDYLRQVRLLAHTYGARVHLDGARLMNAAVALRVPPARLVEHCDSISFCFSKGLGAPVGALVGGSKDFIEEAWRLRKALGGGMRQAGVLAAAALVGLAEAEEVLPRDHEKAQRFATGLQDLASPICSVDPAAVETNMVLVQVAGLPPGELCQRLQAVSAEEVARTGCAVSVLLFPWTEHSVRTVWHRDVSAQDTELVLRKWEFVLRELMP, encoded by the exons ATGCTCCGCAGACTGGCCCGAGCCGCAGTCCCGGGGCTCAGGGTGCCCTGGGCGCGGTGGTCTGGGAACTGGGCGGGGGTCCCAGCTCAGGTGGTAGACCTGCGCAGCGACACAGTGACCCGGCCAGGGCCGGCCATGAGACGCGCCATGGCCGAGGCGCTCGTGGGAGATGACGATTACGGCGAAGACCCCACAGTCCGCG aaCTGCAGGAAAAGGCTGCAGAGCTGTTTGGGGTGGAGCGGACCCTGTTTGTGCCCACCAACACCATGGCCAACCTTATCTCTG TGATGGGTCACTGCCGGCGCCGGGGTTCCCAGGTCCTCCTTGGGCAAGAATGCCATCTCCACGTCTATGAGCAGGGCGGGGTGGCTCAG ATTGCTGGGGtgcattcccaccccctcccagacATGCCCCATGGCACCCTGGACCTGAATGAGCTAGAGCGGGCACTCAGTCGGGGCTTCGGGAGCTCCTACCATCCAGTCTGCGAGCTTGTGTGTCTGGAGAACACACACAGCAGTGCCGGGGGCCGGGTGCTCCCCATCGACTACCTCCGCCAG GTGCGCCTTCTGGCCCACACCTATGGAGCCCGGGTCCACCTGGACGGGGCGCGGTTGATGAATGCAGCCGTGGCTCTGCGTGTGCCCCCTGCCCGCCTTGTGGAGCACTGCGACTCTATATCCTTCTGTTTCTCCAAG GGCCTCGGTGCCCCGGTGGGGGCTCTGGTAGGGGGATCCAAGGACTTCATTGAAGAAGCCTGGCGCCTCCGCAAAGCCCTGGGTGGAGGCATGCGCCAGGCTGGAGTACTGGCTGCGGCTGCCCTGGTGGGActggctgaggcagaggaggtgCTGCCAAGGGACCATGAGAAGGCCCAGAGATTCGCTACAG GACTCCAGGACCTGGCATCACCCATTTGCTCTGTGGATCCTGCCGCCGTGGAGACCAACATGGTGCTGGTGCAGGTGGCCGGGCTGCCTCCTGGAGAGCTGTGCCAGCGCCTGCAGGCTGTGAGCGCCGAGGAGGTAGCTCGGACTGGCTGTGCCGTGAGCGTGCTGCTGTTCCCCTGGACGGAACACTCTGTGCGGACTGTGTGGCACCGAGACGTATCTGCTCAGGACACGGAACTGGTGCTGAGGAAGTGGGAGTTTGTACTGAGAGAGTTGATGCCCTGA